A region from the Xanthocytophaga agilis genome encodes:
- a CDS encoding amidohydrolase family protein, translating into MKIDAHQHFWLYTPEEFSWISDDMATIRRNFLPEDLQPELQKLQFDGCVAVQASQTLDENYFLLGLAEDYSFIKGVVGWVNLQSDTVSDSLSEFASQSKFVGVRHVVQGESDPEFMLRPAFMKGIQQLAQHSLTYDILIYHHQLPMAIRFVEKFSDQPMVLDHIAKPDIKNGQGFDNWRKNILQLGSHSNVYCKLSGMVTEANWQIWTPQDFRKYLDTVLEAFTPQRLMIGSDWPVCLVASPYEKVAQLVTDYIQTLSQHEQNQILGVTAAKFYGLE; encoded by the coding sequence ATGAAAATTGACGCACATCAGCATTTCTGGTTATATACTCCTGAAGAATTTAGCTGGATCAGTGATGATATGGCCACCATCCGACGCAACTTCCTGCCTGAAGACCTGCAACCAGAACTACAAAAGCTGCAATTTGATGGCTGTGTAGCAGTACAAGCCTCACAGACACTGGATGAAAATTATTTTTTACTAGGTCTTGCGGAAGACTACTCCTTCATCAAAGGAGTAGTAGGTTGGGTAAATCTTCAGTCTGATACTGTATCAGACTCACTTTCCGAATTCGCTTCTCAATCTAAGTTTGTAGGTGTCAGGCATGTTGTGCAGGGAGAAAGTGATCCTGAGTTTATGTTACGTCCTGCATTTATGAAGGGTATACAACAACTGGCTCAACATAGTCTCACCTATGATATTCTGATCTATCACCATCAATTGCCCATGGCGATTCGATTTGTTGAGAAGTTTTCCGATCAACCTATGGTACTTGACCATATTGCCAAACCAGATATTAAAAACGGACAAGGCTTTGATAACTGGCGCAAGAACATCCTACAATTAGGATCTCATTCTAATGTTTATTGTAAGCTATCTGGTATGGTAACCGAAGCCAACTGGCAAATCTGGACTCCTCAGGACTTTCGTAAGTATCTTGATACAGTACTTGAGGCATTTACCCCACAGCGCCTGATGATAGGCTCTGACTGGCCAGTATGTTTGGTAGCCTCTCCATATGAGAAGGTAGCACAGCTCGTTACTGACTACATACAGACACTCTCTCAACACGAGCAAAATCAGATACTAGGTGTGACAGCTGCTAAATTTTATGGTTTAGAATAA